The segment CAGCAGATCCGCCGTGCCGGAATCGCCGTACCATATGGTGACGATCCCGGCGGGAGTGATTGCCAGTCCGCGCGTCACGATGCGGCGCAGCCACGGTTTCACCTTGAGCCGCAGAAAACCCTCCATGACGATCTGCCCGGCAAGCGTCGCCGTCACGGTGGAGTTGAGGCCGCAACAGAGAAGCGCGATCCCGAACAATGTCGGCGCGATCGCCAGGCCGAGAAGCGGCGCCAGCAGCGATTCCGCCTGGGCGAGTTCCACGACATCGGTGTGGCCATGCGCATGAAACGCCGCGCCGGCAAGAATGAGAATGGAGGCGTTGATGAGCAGAGCAAAGGTCAGTGCGACGGTCGAATCGATCGTGGCATAGGTCAGCGCCTCCTTCTTTTCCGAGAGCGTCTGGCCGAAGGCGCGCGTCTGCACGATGCCGGAATGCAGATAGAGATTGTGCGGCATGACCGTCGCGCCGAGGATGCCAAGCGCCAGGTAGAGCATGTTCGGATCCCGGACGATCTCGCTCGTCGGGAAAAAGCCTTTGATGACCTCACCCCAATTGGGATCGGCAAGGAAGACCTGGATGCCGAAACAGAAGGCGATGACACCGAGCAGGGTGATGATCAACGCCTCTACCCAGCGAAAGCCCAGCCGTTGCAGGAAAAGAATGAGAAACACGTCGAAGGCGGTGACCAGCACGCCGAGTTCGAGCGGCAGGCCGAAAACGAGATTTAAGCCGATGGCAGTGCCGACGACTTCTGCAATATCCGTCGCTATTATGGCGATCTCCGCCATCGCCCACAGCGGTACGGAGACGAAGCCCGGAAAGGCATCCCGGCAGGCCTGGGCCAGATCGCGGCCGGTGGCGATTGCAAGGCGCGCGCAAAGCGCCTGCAACACCACAGCCATGATATTGGACAACAATGCGACGGTGAGCAGCGCATAGCCGAATTTGGATCCGCCTGCGAGCGAGGTTGCCCAATTGCCCGGGTCCATATAGCCGACCGCGACAAGATAGCCCGGACCTGCGAAGGCGGCGGCGCGACGAAGCACCGAACCGCCCTTGGCGGTTTCGACCGAGCGATAGACATCGGAAAGAGTGGCCTCTTCTCGGTCATGGCGCCAGCCGGCATCGGGCTTGGGTTTCATAAGATCCATGGGGCTTCCGCAGGCTTCGATACCGCGAGAAGTTAGCGGTTTAGAATGATAATGCAATTCATTCGCAACAAGAGATGTTATTCCCCTTCTCTTTCATTGACGAAAACGTGCTGCCCACGAGGGGAACCGTGCGCGAAATGCAATGATGGATGTTGCGTTTGCCGTTTCCATGCATACATCACCTGCAGCACACATCATGAATCAGGGACGACGAATGGCTGGATTTTTTAGGCGCATGCTTCCGAAGCGGTTTCGCAAGGAAAGGGCGGTCATTCCCGTCGTCCGGCTGAGCGGTGTCATCGCCGCCGGCGGCGGTCCTCTCCGGCAGTCGCTCAATCTTGCAGGCGCCTCGCAGGCGCTGGAAAAGGCCTTCAGCATGAAGGCTGCCCCGGCAGTCGCGATCGTCATCAATTCGCCCGGCGGATCGCCGGTGCAATCGCGGATGATCTATAACCGCATCCGCGATCTTGCCCGCGAGAAAGAGAAGAAAGTGCTGGTTTTCGTCGAGGATGTGGCGGCCTCCGGCGGCTATATGATCGCGCTCGCGGGCGATGAGATCATTGCCGACGCCACTTCCATCGTCGGCTCCATCGGCGTCGTCTCCGGCGGCTTCGGTTTTCCGGAGCTCTTGAAGAAGCTCGGGGTCGAGCGGCGAGTCTATACTGCCGGCGAAAACAAGGTGATCCTCGATCCGTTCCAGCCGGAGAAGGAAAAGGACATCGAATATCTGAAGAGCCTGCAGGTCGAGATCCACAAGGTCTTCATCGACATGGTGCGCGAGCGTCGGGCAGGTAAGCTGGCAGCGGACGAAGTCGTGTTCTCCGGCCTCTTCTGGACCGGCGGGCGCGGTCTGGAACTCGGCCTGATCGACGGGATCGGCGATATGCGCCAGGAGCTGAAGAAGCGTTTCGGCGACAAGATCAAGCTGGAGTTGGTCACCACGCCGCGTACGCTCTTCGGCCGCCGCACACCCGGCATCTCCCTTTCGGGCATGGACGGCATCGGCGCCGGCCTTGCCTCCGGGCTTGCAGAGGTGGCAGAGGAAAAGGCATTGTGGGGGCGGTACGGATTGTAATCGGGAGTGCTGCGTGATGCCGCAGATCATCTTCTTCATCGTTGCTATCGGCGGTATTTGGTTTCTTTACCGCCGCTTCCTGCGCGACGCCCGGAAACTCACCGAGAAATCACGCCGCGCCGAAAGCGAACGGCGCACAGGCGCCATCGGCACGCTGGTGAAGGACCCGAAGACAGGGGAGTATCGGGTGAAGCGGGAGGATGAGTAGTCTTCGATTGCTGTGCATTCACATGCATGATATACGTTTCTATTGTATATCCCGGAGTGTCCTATGCAAGTTGCAAAATGGGGAAACAGCTTAGCTATCCGTATTCCTTCGGCAGTCGCGGAAGCCCTCGATTTGAAAGAAGGTGATGACGTCGTCGTTCGTATCGGCGCGGATAGTGCTTTTGAGATCGAGCGGGATGACAGACGGCAGAAAGCGTTGGAAAAAGTGAAATCGTTCAAGATCACGCTTCCTACTGATTGGAAATTTGATCGCGACGAGGCCAATTCCCGTTGATGCGCGCGCTGCCTCCTTTTCTCGACACGAATGTTCTTCTCTATGCGTTTACAGACGATCAACGGGCACAAAAGGCGCAGTTGCTGTTGGCGGAGCCGTTTACGATCAGCGTGCAGGCATTGAATGAATTCGCCAACGTCGCGCGTAAAAAACTCCATCTGCCATGGAAGCGCATTCACGAAGCTATCCGGACGATAGTGGAATTGTCCACATCGGTTGTCGCGATTGATGAGAAAACAACCCTATCGGCGCTTAACTTGGCAGAGCGCTACAATTTTTCTTTTTATGATGCAGCCATGGTTGCCGCTGCTCTTCAGGCCAATTGCGAGCGATACTATTCGGAGGACCTGCATGACTGCTTAATCGTCGAAACGAGGCTGACGATTATAAATCCGTTTAGTTAAGCCGGTTACTGTTCTGAGGATTGTGCCATCCAACCGAAAGATTTTCGGCCAAGAAGTGGTCATCCAACCCATTCTAAGCTCCTTCTCTTGCGTGTAACTCGCGGCATCGGCGCATGCGTGCAAAGTACATCCGTTCTCAAGAGTCTTGACCCCTGTCTTCCATCGTGGCACCTGTCGCGCCAACGTACATCAAGCAGATAGTAGCTGATCTCCATGACCGCGACCCCGCCCGACAACATGAATCCGAAGCGCTCGTTTCAGGCGCTGATCCTGACGCTGCACAATTACTGGGCCGATAAGGGTTGTGCGGTTCTGCAGCCCTACGACATGGAAGTCGGCGCCGGCACGTTCCATCCGGCGACAACTCTGCGCGCGCTGGGACCGAAGCCGTGGAAGGCTGCCTATGTGCAGCCCTCGCGACGTCCGTCCGACGGTCGTTACGGCGAAAACCCGAACCGCATGCAGCATTATTATCAGTATCAGGTCATCCTGAAGCCCAATCCGCCGAACCTGCAGGAACTCTACCTCGGCTCGCTCGCGGCGATCGGCCTCGATCCACTGGTGCATGACATCCGCTTCGTCGAGGACGATTGGGAAAGCCCGACGCTTGGCGCCTGGGGTCTTGGCTGGGAATGCTGGTGCGACGGCATGGAAGTGTCGCAGTTCACCTATTTTCAGCAGGTTTGCGGCATCGAATGCGCGCCGGTCGCCGGCGAATTGACCTACGGTCTCGAACGTCTGGCAACCTATGTCCAGGGCGTCGACAGTGTTTACGATCTGAATTTCAACGGCCTCGAAGGCGACGAGAAGATCACCTATGGCGATGTCTTCCTGCAGGCCGAGCAGGAATATTCCCGGCATAATTTCGAATATGCCAACACGGAAATGCTGCATCGCCATTTCATCGATGCTGAACGGGAATGCCAGGCGCTGCTCGCCGCCGGTGCGCCCGGCGACAATGCCAACCAATTGCTGCACAAGTGCGTTTTCCCCGCCTACGACCAATGCATCAAGGCCAGCCACGTCTTCAATCTGCTTGATGCGCGCGGTGTGATCTCGGTCACCGAACGCCAGAGCTATATCCTGCGCGTCCGCACGCTGGCGAAGGCCTGCGGTGAGGCATTTCTGCTGACGGATGCCGGCGGTGCGAACTGGGACAAGCGGACGGCCTGAGCTACATTTCGCATCTCTAAGGTATTGGCCTGACGATGAAAAGCGGATGACAACATCCGCGAAGCCGCATAGTCTCCCCCGCGGTTACATTCGCCACGGGGGTTCGCGATGTATATTGTGCTGGCGATCATAGTTCTGGCCGCGCTTTATGCCATTTTCATCTACAACGGTCTCGTTCGCGCCAGACAAGTGGCGGAGGAGGCATGGTCCGGCATCGACGTGCAGTTGAAGCGCCGCGCCGATCTGATCCCCAATCTGATCGAAACCGTAAAGGGCTATGCCGCCCATGAGCGGCAGACTTTGGAAGAGGTCGTGGAACTGCGCAACAAGGCGCAGGCCGTGCCTTCAGGCGATGTCGCCGCTCGCGGCCAGGTGGAAGGCTTGCTTTCCCAAGCGCTCGGTCGCGTGATCGCGCTTGCCGAAGCCTACCCTGATCTGAAGGCCAACACGAATTTCCTCGAATTGCAGCGTTCTCTCGAAGGTATTGAGGGCGAAATCCAGATGTCGCGGCGCTATTACAACGGCGCCACCCGTGATCTCAACGTCAAGGTCGAGAGCTTTCCCAACAATCTGCTCGCTGGCACCTTCGGTTTCACCAAGCGCGCCTTCTTTGAAATCACCAACGAGGCCGATCGCGCCGTTCCGTCCGTCAAGTTCTAAGATTCCTTCTATCGGTTTTGCATTCCAGGCGGTAAAGGAAGCCGACCGCAGGCCATTGGCCGCTTTCTGGACTGACCAAAGAGATTGATGATGGGTAGAGCCAAACTCACGATTATCCCCCCCGGCAAGCCGCTTATCGGACGCGCCATGCCGCCGGGATCGAAGTCGATCACCAACCGCGCGCTGCTGCTCGCCGGCCTCGCCAAGGGAACCAGCAGGCTGACGGGTGCGCTGAAGAGCGACGATACGCGCTATATGGCCGAAGCGCTGCGCGCCATGGGCGTTGCGATCGACGAGCCGGACGACACCACTTTCATCGTCACCGGCGACGGCAAACTCAAGTCGCCGGCTGCACCGCTGTTTCTTGGCAATGCCGGCACCGCGACCCGCTTCCTGACCGCCGCCGCCGCTCTGGTCGACGGCAAAGTGGTTGTCGATGGCGATGCGCATATGCGCAAGCGGCCGATCGGTCCGCTGGTCGACGCCCTGCGTTCCCTGGGCATCGATGCCTCGGCCGAGACCGGTTGCCCGCCCGTGACCATCAACGGCACCGGCCGCTTTGAGGCGAGCCGGGTTGAGATCGATGGCGGCCTCTCCAGCCAATATGTTTCAGCCTTGCTGATGATGGCGGCCGGCGGCGATCGCCCGGTCGATGTCGTGCTGCTCGGCGAACATATCGGCGCTCTCGGCTATATCGATCTGACGGTTGCCGCTATGCGTGCCTTCGGCGCCAAGGTGGAGCGCGTCAGCGCCGTCGCCTGGCGGGTTCAGCCGACAGGCTATTACGCGGCTGATTTCCACATCGAGCCGGATGCGTCGGCCGCGACCTATCTCTGGGCCGCCGAGGTTTTGTCCGGCGGCAAGATCGATCTCGGCACACCGGCGAGCGAATTCTCGCAGCCGGACGCCCGCGCCTATGACATGATCTCGCAGTTTCCGCATCTCCCCGCCGTCATCGACGGATCGCAGATGCAGGACGCCATTCCGACGCTCGCAGTGCTGGCCGCCTTCAACGAAACGCCGGTGCGCTTCGTCGGTATCGCCAATCTCCGCGTCAAGGAGTGCGATCGCGTCCGCGCGCTGTCGAGCGGCCTGTCGCGCATCGCTCCCGGCCTCGGCACCGAGGAAGGCGACGACCTGATCGTCGCCTCCGACCCAAGCCTTGCCGGCAAGATGCTGCCGGCCGAGATCGACAGCTTCGCCGATCACCGCATCGCCATGAGCTTTGCGCTCGCCGGCCTGAAGATCAGCGGCATCACCATTCTCGACCCTGACTGCGTTGCCAAGACCTTCCCGGCCTATTGGGATGTCCTGGCGTCACTGGGGGTTGCCTACGGCGACTGATACCGCCGCCCCATGGGAGTCGCATAAATATTTCGCCACATGCGGCACTCTGAATGGGGTGCCGTCGGATCGCAGGAGGTGTGATGACGCGTTGGCTTTCAGGGCTCTCCATCGCCCTGCTCCTGCTGTTCTCCGTATCGGTCGCTTCGGCCGCCGAAGTCATCAACGCTTTCGATCAGGCGATTCTCCTCAGTCGCGACGGCTCCATGCAAGTCACCGAGACGATTACGGTGAATGCGGAAGGCCGCGCTATCCGTCGCGGCATATTCCGGGATTTCCCGCTGACTTTTGTCGATTCTGCAGGCCGCCAGGCGCAGGTGGATTTTGACGTCGTCTCTGTCGAACGCGATGGACAGCCGGAAGATTGGCGCAAGGAGCAGATCGAGGGCGGGGAACGCATTTATATCGGTAATGCCGATCGGATCATAAACCGTGGTCAGCATGTCTACCGCATCGTGTACACCACCGATCGCCAGATCCGCTATTTTGACGATCACGACGAACTGTATTGGAATGTCACCGGCAATGGCTGGCAATTTCCGATCCTTCGCGCCTCGGCCATCGTCACCCTGCCGGACGGCGTGAAGCCGCAACAGCTTGCTTATTATACCGGGCCGATCGGCGCGACGGGCCAGGACGCGAGCGCCAGCGCGCAAGAGAGCAAGGTTACCTTTGTCACGACACGGCCGCTGGCTCAGGCTGAGGGCCTGACGATCGCCATCAAGCTGTCGAAAGGCGCGATTGCGGCACCGAGCCGCCGCCAACAATGGCACTGGTTCATAACCGATCATCTCGACGCGATCATCGCCATTGGCGGCTTGATTTTGGTGTTCGCCTACTATCTCCGCAGTTGGGTCGCCGTCGGCCGCGATCCCCCGCGTGGCGTGATGGTCCCGCGCTGGGACCCGCCTGACGGTATTTCGCCGGCATTGGTCAACTATATCGACAATAGGGGTTTTTCCGGTGCGGGGTGGACGGCGCTGTCGGCGACTTTGATCGATCTCGCGGTGCGCGGCTATGTCATTCTCGGCGGCCTGAAGGAAAAGGTGGTCATCCGCCCGACCGGCAAGGCAGGCAGCGATCTCAGCGGCGGCGACAAGGTGCTCATGCAGGCCGTCGGGCCATTTTCCCCGCTAGTCATCGACAAGGCGAATGGCGAGGTCGTGCAGCAGCTTGGCTCGACATTCCGCCGCGCGATCGAGCGCGATCATCGCGGCGAATATTACAAGGCCAATGCGCTCTACACTATCGCTGGCATCGCCCTGTCGGTGCTCATCCTGGCAGCGATCGTCATTTTCGGTCGCTTGCACGAGAATGCGCTGCCTCTCATCATCGTGCCCGGCTTCCTGTCGATTGTAATGACGATCTTTGCCGGCACGATCGGCCGCAGGTTCCGCCGCCATGATGCCAGTCTTGGACGGCGAATTCTTTCCGTTCTGATCGCCGCTTTCTTCGGCTTTCTGTTCGTTTCGGCTGCGGTCGGCGGCTTGGCTGCCGCCGTCGTCCCATTGTGGAAGGCGGGTGAACTGCCTCTGCTCGCCGGTATCGTCGGCATTTTCGCGCTCAACGTCGTCTTCTTTTTCCTGATGGGGGCGCCGACGCCGCTCGGGCGCAAGATGATGGATGGTATCGCGGGGCTGCGGCAATATCTGACGCTCGCCGAACGCGACCGGATGAACATGCAGGGCGCCCCGCAGATGTCGCCGCAGCATTTCGAAAAGCTGCTGCCCTATGCGGTCGCACTCGGCGTCGAAAAACCCTGGTCCAGCGCCTTCGAGACTTGGCTCGCCACCGCTGCGGGTGCAGCCGCGGCGGCGGCCTATGCGCCGGCCTGGTATTCCGGCGATTTTCACCCAGGTAACATCGGCGGAACGATCGGCGACTTTTCCTCCTCCATGGCATCCACCATCGCCTCGACGATCCCAGCGCCTGAGTCCAGTTCT is part of the Rhizobium sp. CB3090 genome and harbors:
- a CDS encoding PIN domain-containing protein; translation: MRALPPFLDTNVLLYAFTDDQRAQKAQLLLAEPFTISVQALNEFANVARKKLHLPWKRIHEAIRTIVELSTSVVAIDEKTTLSALNLAERYNFSFYDAAMVAAALQANCERYYSEDLHDCLIVETRLTIINPFS
- a CDS encoding S49 family peptidase — translated: MAGFFRRMLPKRFRKERAVIPVVRLSGVIAAGGGPLRQSLNLAGASQALEKAFSMKAAPAVAIVINSPGGSPVQSRMIYNRIRDLAREKEKKVLVFVEDVAASGGYMIALAGDEIIADATSIVGSIGVVSGGFGFPELLKKLGVERRVYTAGENKVILDPFQPEKEKDIEYLKSLQVEIHKVFIDMVRERRAGKLAADEVVFSGLFWTGGRGLELGLIDGIGDMRQELKKRFGDKIKLELVTTPRTLFGRRTPGISLSGMDGIGAGLASGLAEVAEEKALWGRYGL
- a CDS encoding glycine--tRNA ligase subunit alpha codes for the protein MTATPPDNMNPKRSFQALILTLHNYWADKGCAVLQPYDMEVGAGTFHPATTLRALGPKPWKAAYVQPSRRPSDGRYGENPNRMQHYYQYQVILKPNPPNLQELYLGSLAAIGLDPLVHDIRFVEDDWESPTLGAWGLGWECWCDGMEVSQFTYFQQVCGIECAPVAGELTYGLERLATYVQGVDSVYDLNFNGLEGDEKITYGDVFLQAEQEYSRHNFEYANTEMLHRHFIDAERECQALLAAGAPGDNANQLLHKCVFPAYDQCIKASHVFNLLDARGVISVTERQSYILRVRTLAKACGEAFLLTDAGGANWDKRTA
- a CDS encoding LemA family protein, coding for MYIVLAIIVLAALYAIFIYNGLVRARQVAEEAWSGIDVQLKRRADLIPNLIETVKGYAAHERQTLEEVVELRNKAQAVPSGDVAARGQVEGLLSQALGRVIALAEAYPDLKANTNFLELQRSLEGIEGEIQMSRRYYNGATRDLNVKVESFPNNLLAGTFGFTKRAFFEITNEADRAVPSVKF
- a CDS encoding 3-phosphoshikimate 1-carboxyvinyltransferase, translated to MMGRAKLTIIPPGKPLIGRAMPPGSKSITNRALLLAGLAKGTSRLTGALKSDDTRYMAEALRAMGVAIDEPDDTTFIVTGDGKLKSPAAPLFLGNAGTATRFLTAAAALVDGKVVVDGDAHMRKRPIGPLVDALRSLGIDASAETGCPPVTINGTGRFEASRVEIDGGLSSQYVSALLMMAAGGDRPVDVVLLGEHIGALGYIDLTVAAMRAFGAKVERVSAVAWRVQPTGYYAADFHIEPDASAATYLWAAEVLSGGKIDLGTPASEFSQPDARAYDMISQFPHLPAVIDGSQMQDAIPTLAVLAAFNETPVRFVGIANLRVKECDRVRALSSGLSRIAPGLGTEEGDDLIVASDPSLAGKMLPAEIDSFADHRIAMSFALAGLKISGITILDPDCVAKTFPAYWDVLASLGVAYGD
- a CDS encoding DUF2207 domain-containing protein; its protein translation is MTRWLSGLSIALLLLFSVSVASAAEVINAFDQAILLSRDGSMQVTETITVNAEGRAIRRGIFRDFPLTFVDSAGRQAQVDFDVVSVERDGQPEDWRKEQIEGGERIYIGNADRIINRGQHVYRIVYTTDRQIRYFDDHDELYWNVTGNGWQFPILRASAIVTLPDGVKPQQLAYYTGPIGATGQDASASAQESKVTFVTTRPLAQAEGLTIAIKLSKGAIAAPSRRQQWHWFITDHLDAIIAIGGLILVFAYYLRSWVAVGRDPPRGVMVPRWDPPDGISPALVNYIDNRGFSGAGWTALSATLIDLAVRGYVILGGLKEKVVIRPTGKAGSDLSGGDKVLMQAVGPFSPLVIDKANGEVVQQLGSTFRRAIERDHRGEYYKANALYTIAGIALSVLILAAIVIFGRLHENALPLIIVPGFLSIVMTIFAGTIGRRFRRHDASLGRRILSVLIAAFFGFLFVSAAVGGLAAAVVPLWKAGELPLLAGIVGIFALNVVFFFLMGAPTPLGRKMMDGIAGLRQYLTLAERDRMNMQGAPQMSPQHFEKLLPYAVALGVEKPWSSAFETWLATAAGAAAAAAYAPAWYSGDFHPGNIGGTIGDFSSSMASTIASTIPAPESSSSSAFSGGGDGGSSGGGGGGGGGGGW
- a CDS encoding Nramp family divalent metal transporter produces the protein MDLMKPKPDAGWRHDREEATLSDVYRSVETAKGGSVLRRAAAFAGPGYLVAVGYMDPGNWATSLAGGSKFGYALLTVALLSNIMAVVLQALCARLAIATGRDLAQACRDAFPGFVSVPLWAMAEIAIIATDIAEVVGTAIGLNLVFGLPLELGVLVTAFDVFLILFLQRLGFRWVEALIITLLGVIAFCFGIQVFLADPNWGEVIKGFFPTSEIVRDPNMLYLALGILGATVMPHNLYLHSGIVQTRAFGQTLSEKKEALTYATIDSTVALTFALLINASILILAGAAFHAHGHTDVVELAQAESLLAPLLGLAIAPTLFGIALLCCGLNSTVTATLAGQIVMEGFLRLKVKPWLRRIVTRGLAITPAGIVTIWYGDSGTADLLILTQVVLSLQLSFAVFPLVMFTADKTKMGELVAPRWLSTVAYIIAFAIAVLNVKLIVDAFQGTP
- a CDS encoding AbrB/MazE/SpoVT family DNA-binding domain-containing protein codes for the protein MQVAKWGNSLAIRIPSAVAEALDLKEGDDVVVRIGADSAFEIERDDRRQKALEKVKSFKITLPTDWKFDRDEANSR